Genomic window (Arthrobacter sp. StoSoilA2):
CTCGCTGTGGATCATCGACCAGGCAGAGAAGTTCATCGCGGAGAACGGCAAGGCCGAGCCCTTCGGTGCCAAGCTCCCGGGCTACGGCGCCCTCCCGGAAGCTGAGCGCAAAGCCAAGGCAGCCGCCCTCGCACCCGTGATCCGCGGCCTGGCCTCCACGGACAAACCGCAGCTGGGGCACTTCAGCGATGACGCCGTCGTTCTTGAATTCCTCGAGTCCGCCGAGCACCCGCGCCTCGGCGCGCTGGGCACCTCCTGCCCGGACCACTTCCTGCGCACCAAGGTCAAGCCCCTGGTCCTGGACCTGCCTGCCGATGCCCCTCTGGAACAAGCCGTGGACCGCCTCAAGGAGTTGCACGCGGACTACCGCGAGGATTACCAGGCGTACTACGACCGGCACGCCGACGCCGATTCACCAGCTTTGCGCGGCGCCGATCCGGCGATCGTGCTGGTCCCGGGCGTGGGCATGTTCTCCTTTGGCAAGGATAAGCAAACCGCCCGCGTGGCCGGCGAGTTCTATATCAACGCCATCAATGTGATGCGCGGCGCTGAGGCCATCTCCACGTATGCCCCGATCGAGGAATCCGAGAAGTTCCGCATCGAGTACTGGGCCTTGGAAGAAGCCAAGCTCGCCCGCATGCCCAAGCCCAAGTCCCACGCCACCCGCATCGCGCTGGTGACCGGTGCGGCGTCGGGCATCGGCAAGGCGATCGCCACCCGTTTGGCGTCCGACGGCGCGTGCGTCGTGATTGCCGACCTGAACCTTGAGAACGCGCAGAAGGTCGCCGAAGAACTGGGCGGCTCAGACGTCGCGATCGGCGTCCAGGCTGACGTGACCGACGAAGCCCAGATCGCAGCCGCAATCCAGGAAGCCGTGCTCGCGTTCGGCGGCCTGGACCTGGTGGTCAACAACGCCGGCCTGTCCATCTCCAAGCCGTTGCTGGAAACCACGGAGAAGGACTGGGACCTGCAGCACAACGTCATGGCCAAGGGCTCGTTCCTGGTGTCCAAAGCCGCGGCCAAGGTCATGATCGAGCAGGGCATGGGCGGGGATATCATCTACATCTCCTCGAAGAACTCGGTGTTCGCCGGCCCGAACAACATCGCCTACTCCGCCACGAAGGCAGACCAAGCACACCAGGTCCGCCTGCTCGCGGCTGAACTCGGCGAGTTCGGCGTGCGCGTCAACGGCATCAACCCCGACGGCGTGGTCCGCGGCTCCGGCATTTTCGCTGGCGGCTGGGGCGCCAAGCGTGCAGCGGTATATGGCGTGGACGAGCAGGAACTGGGCAAGTACTACGCCCAGCGCACGCTCCTCAAGCGCGAAGTCCTCCCGGAACACGTTGCCAACGCAGTCTCCGTGCTCACCAGCAACGAACTGTCCCACACCACCGGCCTGCACATCCCCGTGGACGCGGGCGTTGCTGCTGCCTTCCTGCGCTAGGGCTGTCATGAGCAACAGTTCAACCGCAGACA
Coding sequences:
- a CDS encoding bifunctional aldolase/short-chain dehydrogenase — its product is MTTNKTVEDLISRSNRLGTDKRNTNFAGGNTSAKGTEKDPVTGQDVELLWVKGSGGDLGTLKAGNLAVLRLDRLQALKDVYPGVEREDEMVAAFDYCLHGKGGAAPSIDTAMHGLVDAAHVDHLHPDSGIAIATAVDGEALTSKVFGDKVVWVPWRRPGFQLGLDIAAIKEANPQAIGTILGGHGITAWGATSEEAEANSLWIIDQAEKFIAENGKAEPFGAKLPGYGALPEAERKAKAAALAPVIRGLASTDKPQLGHFSDDAVVLEFLESAEHPRLGALGTSCPDHFLRTKVKPLVLDLPADAPLEQAVDRLKELHADYREDYQAYYDRHADADSPALRGADPAIVLVPGVGMFSFGKDKQTARVAGEFYINAINVMRGAEAISTYAPIEESEKFRIEYWALEEAKLARMPKPKSHATRIALVTGAASGIGKAIATRLASDGACVVIADLNLENAQKVAEELGGSDVAIGVQADVTDEAQIAAAIQEAVLAFGGLDLVVNNAGLSISKPLLETTEKDWDLQHNVMAKGSFLVSKAAAKVMIEQGMGGDIIYISSKNSVFAGPNNIAYSATKADQAHQVRLLAAELGEFGVRVNGINPDGVVRGSGIFAGGWGAKRAAVYGVDEQELGKYYAQRTLLKREVLPEHVANAVSVLTSNELSHTTGLHIPVDAGVAAAFLR